Part of the Paenibacillus guangzhouensis genome is shown below.
ATATCGCTATGTCGTCATCGGGATGTGTATTCTGCTGCTGCAGTACATGATCGTGCCCGTAGGAATGATGGCGGCGAAGGCAGAACCGATGCAGATCCATACCGTGGATCGTATGGAGAATACGACTGCAGAACAACATAAAGAACAGCATGAAGAACAACATGAAGAGCAGCAAAAAGAGGAGCAACCAAAGTCCTGGATCGTGAAATGGAAGGGGCAAGTCCAAGATCAGGGTCTATTACAAGATACAGAAATACTAAGCAAGCAGGAAGCTCTAAATGTCTATGTGCTGCGATTGAAGCAGGATGTTGAGCCGATGGCTTGGCTCGCGCGGGCGAGGGAATCAGCGGAAGTTGAATATGTTCAACCGAACAATCCAGTATCCGTGCTTAGAGCGCCGAATGATAGCAGCTATGAGACACAGAAATTTTTGCGCCAGATTCATGCGGACTCGGCCTGGGAGCAAGTGACGGGCAATACCAAGCTAACCATTGGGGTCGTGGATACAGGGGTTGATTTGAAGCATCCCGATTTGCAGGACAATCTTGTGGATGGTGTGAACCTGATTAAGCCCAGTCAGCTCCCTCAGGATGATAATGGGCATGGGACAAGCGTTGCCGGTGTGATTGGCGCTGTCGGGAATAACCGATTGGGCGTTAGTGGCATATTATGGAATGCAAGAGTCATGCCGATTAAGGCGCTGGATTCCTCAGGTTCGGGTGATGAAGATAAGCTCGGGGAAGGGATTGTCTATGCGGTTGAGCATGATGTGAAAATCGTTGTGCTATCCGTAGGCTTGTATCGCTATTCGACGTATATGCAGCAAATCGTGCAATATGCCGAGAGCAAAGGGGTGCTCCTGATCGCCGCAACGGGCAACGACGCTGCAGAGTTAGCTGGTAAAGTCGCCGTGAAATATCCTGCGGCCTACCCTGAGGTGATTGCTGTCGGTGGGACAGCGGATTTGAAGACGGCAGAGCCTCGTTCGAACTATGGTCCAGAAGTGGATATTGTTGCACCTTGGAAGGTCTATACGACAGCGCTTGGCGGGGGCTACACCTATGATGAGGGTACCTCGATGGCCGCGCCGCAGGTAGCAGCTGTCGCTGCGATGATCTGGTCTAAATATCCGGACATGAAGCCGTACCAGATACGAAATTTAATACGCCAGTCGGCACAGGACCTTGGAACGATGGGATGGGATGCGAAAACGGGGTATGGATTGCTCCGAGCAGATCGAGCATTGACGATGAAGCCAAAGGAGGATATTTACGAGGATAACGGAAGTCGTGAGATCGCGAAGGCGTTTCCGATTGATACTTCCATGTCTGCTGTATTGCAGGGGGAGGACGAAGACTGGTTCTATGTGAATGCTCCTTATGATGGGACATTAACAATCCAGACGCAGCTCATTCAAGGTGGAACACCGCTGCAATTAACCTATTATACTGCGACTAAAGCCGGAGGGACCAAAGTTGCAAGCCTGACGAACACAAAGACACAGATCCCCGTGAAGAAAGGCAAAAATGTATTGCAGTTCAAGTTAACGAATATGAAATCCAAAACACCTGTCACGTATAAATTGACATCAAGATTTACGATCTACAGCGATCCATACGAGCATAACAATAAGCAGTACCAAGCTTTTACACTGCCATCGCGAAGTCAGGAGGTCGTTGGGACTTTCCATCAAGATAGCGATGAAGATTGGTTCGTGTTCCGTGTGAACGCTCAAGGGACGTTAAGATTTAAGCTCGATAGCGATTCAGCCCGGATAGATCCTGCGATGGATATCATCGGACCGGGCATGGAGAAGTTAACGATAGATTCCTTCAGTGAGGATAGCTCGGACAGTGAGAGTATTACGATGATGGATAGTAAACCAGGTCAATACTATATCCGGGTCTATAATGCGATTTCGCCCAAAGCAAGCGCTGTTGCGGCAGAATATAAGCTATCTATTCAATACGTAACACAGTATACGGATCCGAATGAGCCGAATGACAAGAGTTATCAAGCGGTCACAGCAGTATCGGATACGGATTATATGGGGGTATTCGGATCAGATGCGGACGTGGATTGGTTCGAATATCGTGTGGACCAGAAGAGTTATGTGGAGCTAAGTGTTCGAGGTATTCCCTCGAACCGGGTGGTGACCATGAGTGTCTATGATCGCAAGCAGAAGGCATTATTTAAGATGTCGAATAGCTCAGGCAATACGTCGCTCAAATCAGCGAGGATCATGGAGCCGGGTACGTATCTCGTACGATTGTCCACCAATCAAATGTTCAATAGTCAATATTATCAGTTTAAAATGCACGCAGAGACGCTCGTCGCCGGTTTTCGTGATATCGAAGGCCACTGGGCGGTTCCAGCGATTACTGCCTTAACGGAGCGGCGCTGGATCGGCGGGTATGAAGGCTATCGCTTTGAGCCCGATCGTGGTATTACACGAGCAGAGGCTGTGTCCATCTTAAGCAAGGCCTATAAATTCAAAGCAGCGAACCCTGTTCAATACCGCGATGTGAATGTGAAGCACTGGGCTTACGCTGATATTGCCAAAGCCGCAGGTGCAGGGATTGTTCATGGATATCAAGATGGCAGCTTTGCACCGAATCGATTTGTGACGCGCGCGGAGATGGCCGTCATGATCGGAAATGCGATGAAAGAGAAGCCGAGAGCAAATTCGAAGAGTCCCTTTACAGACGTGAGTGTGAATCATTGGGCTGCTCCCATGCTGAGTCAAATGAAATCACGCGGATTTCTGAAGGGGTACAGTAATGGTTCTTTTAAGCCGGATGTAGCGGCGAGCCGGGCTGAATTCTCGACGATGCTGTATGAAATACTAGTGAAATAATTGTTAAATGTTGGGTTGAAATTGGGAGGAGGAGCGTATGGTATGGATGATTCGATGACATCGCTGGTTGGCTTAAGTGGGTTGGTCGGTATTATCGTAACGTTAGGTTGTATTGGACTCGCTTGGTGGGCGCTTCAAGTTGTGAAGTTTGATATGTTCTTGAGGAATGCCAAGGGGCCCCAAGGGAAGCTGCTGCACGTGTTCCTATCGGTGATTATCGGTCATTGGGTATCTGAATTTGTGCTCCAATATTGGGAATGGACACAGCGGTTAAAGGGGCTCTTCTAATTCGAGATTGGGCGAGTGCAAGTCGTGTCGAATAACATCGAACAATTGTGTGAAGACTGGTAAATAAGAAAACGATTAGAAATGTTAAGATTTTGTAACTTTTTCACGAAGATCTTGAATCACTTACGAAAATAACCCTTGTAAGTCTTTAGGGTTGAATGTTAATATGAAATCTGAGTTAAAACAGGCGTGTCATTATCTTTGTTATTTTGGAGAAAATGGTAAAAATTTATCGCGGAGGGAACCAGAATGAGCAAATTTATCGTCCGCGGCGGCAAACGGTTAACCGGAAGTGTTCGCGTCAATGGTGCAAAGAACTCTGTTCTTCCGATAATCGCTGCCTCTCTACTGGGGGAAGATGGAGTAAGCGTGATCTATGACGCACCTCCTCTTGACGATGTTATGACGATCAATAAAGTACTAGGGGTATTAGGGGCAGAGGTTACATATCTCAATGAAACGATCCGTGTCAATGCACAGAACATTGAGTCATGCGAAGCACCTTATGAATATGTTCGTAAAATGCGTGCATCGTTCCTTGTTATGGGACCTTTATTAGCACGATTGGGCCACACTCGTATTTCATTGCCAGGCGGCTGCGCGATCGGCACAAGACCGATTGATCAGCATTTGAAAGGCTTTGAAGCAATGGGTGCGGAAATTAGCCTTGGTCAAGGGTATATCGAAGCGAAAATTAATGGTCGTTTACGCGGTGCGAAGATCTATCTTGATGTCGCGAGCGTAGGGGCAACTGAAAATATTATGATGGCAGCGACGCTAGCTGAAGGCATGACAATCATTGAGAATGCAGCCAAAGAACCTGAGATTGTGGATCTCGCAAACTATCTGAATGCGATGGGTGCGAAGGTACGCGGAGCGGGTACTGGCATCATTCGGATTGAAGGTGTCGAGAAGCTGCAAGGTGCGGAGCATACGGTTATCCCGGATCGTGTTGAAGCGGGTACGTATATGATTGCAGCAGCAATGACAGGCGGCGATGTCTACGTTGAGGGCGCGATTGCTGATCATTTGGGTCCAGTCATCTCGAAAATGCAAGAGATGGGCGTTACGGTGGAGCCAGATGAGAATGGCATTCGTGTAATCGCGGACCGCCCACTTCGTTCGGTTGATGTGAAGACGTTGCCTTACCCAGGATTCCCTACGGATATGCAATCCCAGATGATGGCGTTGTTATTAATCTCTGAAGGGACTTCCGTTGTCACGGAGACGGTGTTCGAGAATCGCTTCATGCACGTGGAGGAGTTCATGAGCATGCGCGCATCCATTAAAGTGGATGGCCGTACGGCTATGGTTAGCGGCGGCTCGAAGCTCGTCGGTGCCAAAGTGATGGCAACCGATTTACGCGCAGGTGCGGCTTTAATCTGTGCGGGATTGGTGGCTGAAGGCACGACGGAAGTGAGTGGCGTACATCACATTGATCGCGGCTATGTGAATTTGGCGGAGAAGCTCTCGAAATTAGGTGCGGATATTTACCGCGTGTCCTATGATGAGTCGAAGCTGAATCCACTTGAAGCGGAGAAGAAAGAAGAGAAGAAACCGTTGTTCCAAGTACAGCCTACTTGGGCCTAAATAAGCTTTGGACGTGAGAGACCGAGACGACTTGTCGTTTCGGTCTTTTTGCGTTGCGGCCGAATAAGAAATGATGACTGAACCATGTCGAGAAAGTCGTGAAATACTAGGGATATTTGTTTTAGGGAATACTAGATTGGGATGGACTCTACATCTCATGTTAGTACTAGATCATAGAACGTGAATCTAAGCACGGCAAGGTGCAATTGATTCTATTCGGATCTATTCGGAGTTCTAGCATGTCTTCTCGCTTCATAAGATTAAGTAGAGTAGAAAGACAAGCAGACGGAGGAACCTAGCAATGACACGAATGACGGTGAAGCTTTCAGAGGATCATACCCGTCCTGTGGAGGACGGGCGCAAGAGCAGCGCCAACGCACGTGCGGAAGACCGCACCGTTCGCATCGGCGCCACCCCCGCGGGCGTGCAAGCCCCCGCCCGCGAACCCCGCGTCCCGCGCGGCGAAGTCGTCGCCCGCGCGGGACGCAAGCCGCCGCGCAGCAGGCTGACGCGGCGGGGGCCGCTCGCGTGGGCGGCGGGCATGCTCCTGCTGTGCATGATCATTCCCGCGCTGCTCGTGCAGCGGCAGGCAAGCCCTGTGACGGACGAGACGATCGCCGTCCGTGAACCCAAACCCGCGCCGAGCCCGCCTCTGCAAGAGGCTGTGCCGCGTGAACCGCTCGTCCGCGTCTACCTCGCGGGCGACCAAGCGATCGAGAAGGTGACGCTCGAGCAATATGTCCGCGGCGTCGTCGCAGCAGAGATGCCGAGCGAATTCGAGATGGAGGCGCTCAAGGCGCAGGCCATTGCAGCGCGTACCTTCATTGTCCGCCGCATGGCCGCGCAGGATACAACAGGCGTTCCTGTGAAGGGCGCCGATGTAACGGATACCGTTACCCATCAAGCCTACATGCCGCTGAAGACACTGAAGCAGAACGCGAACCGCAATAAGCTAGCTCGTGTGAGTCGAGCCGTTAGTGAGACACGCGGAATCGTTATGACGTATAAAGGCTCGCCGATCGAAGCTTCCTTTTTCTCGACAAGCAATGGATTTACAGAGAACTCGGAGGATGTGTGGCCGAACAAAATCCCCTATTTACGAAGTGTAGCGAGTCCTTGGGATAAGACGATAGCACCGCATTATACCGATACGATACGTATGACACTCGATCAATTCATGCGACGGTTGAAGGTATCCCCACCTTCCTTGCCTGCATCGGCAACACTTACACGGAAGCAGCAGGCTTATGCGAGCGCCGCCGAACCGCGTGTATTATCGAAAACCGAAGGCCATCGCATTAAGCTGATCCGAATTGGCGGCAAGAATTATACGGGTAAGGAAGTGCGCGAGAAGCTGGGCCTGCGTTCGAGCGAATTCACGTGGAAGATCATTAATGGCAATATCGAGATCACGACCTATGGATATGGTCATGGGGTTGGGATGAGCCAATGGGGAGCGAATGGTATGGCCAAAGAGGGCGCGTCCGTGGAAGAGATTCTGAAACATTATTATACGGGGATCGATTTGGAGAAATCATCCGAGTTCCTTCCTCAGGAATAACTAGCGAAGCGAGTCCGAACTTTACTAGCTTGTCGAGGCTGGTCATTCATAGCCTCGCAGCCCCCCGGCTCCCCCGATTTGCAGCATGTGGTTCTCTCTTCCCTTATATGAAATAAAAAAGGAGAGGAGGTAACTCTTGGAGGAGCCTGCGTTCGCTCTTTGGTAGCCCATTCCATCCATAACATCCAATCAAGGAATGGGCGGACAAGAAGCGACCGGAAAGAGATACCTTCTCCCACTACCTTTTCATATCAATCAATAATGCACAATCATGTTGGCAATCCCTCCCCACTATGAATCTTAAAAATTACTTTTCACATCACGTATAAAAGAAAAAGCCTTGGTAACAATGGTTATTGAGGTGATAGAGAATGAATAATGAACAGAACAAAAACAAAGCAGGTCATGAAGAATCTCCTAAAAATTCACTAGGGGCAACGGGCGCGAAGCCGTCTTCATGGAAAAGAGCAATGTCGAAGAAATGGGTATTTCCAGCAGTGTACATGGCAGCAATCGCAATCTTATTGACCGTATTGGTCGTCTACCAAGGGGCTAGATCCAAAACTAGTCCAGACCTCAGCACGAGCACCATCACCGAGAATGTAGACGGTACGACGGCAACAGATGCGGGCACGGATGGAAAAACACCGGATGCATCGGAAGTCGCAGCGAATAGCGAACCTATCGCTTGGCCAGTCGAGAATGAGAAAGATGTAAAAGTCGTTATGCCGTTCTATGATACGAACGATTCCTCTGAAGTTCATAAGGAGGCTATGGTCGAATACAACGATACATTCATTCCGAATGTGGGGATCGACCTAGCGCGTAAAGACGACAAGCCTTTCGAAGTTCTAGCTGCACTCAGCGGTAAAGTAACAAGAGCAGATAAGAACCCTGTCGCGGGTCAAGTTGTTGAGATTCAAAGTGCCGATGGTACAAAAACGATCTATCAGAGCTTGACAGATTTGAAAGTGAAGAAAGATATGGAGATCAAACAAGGCGATGTGATTGGTACAGCCAGCCGCAACGAACTTGAGAAAGATCTTGGCGTTCACGTTCACTTTGAAGTCCACAAAGACAACAAACCAGTGAATCCGCAGACGTTGTTAGGTAAACAATAATCTATACAGTTTAAACGCAGCCTTTATTCGGAATTTGCCGGATGAAGGCTTTCTTTTTTCATGCGAGTTTTCGTAGAGTCTTTCAGGTTTATTCAGGAAGCTTACAAATTTGTTATGGAGTTGTAAGTCAATTCAATAGCTGCATGCCGGCCTTTCCCGTAATGTTATGGATATAAGAAAGACATTAGAGAAAGGTTGATATCCTATGAAAAGATTTATGACCGTATCCATTGCATTTGTTTTTACGATGA
Proteins encoded:
- a CDS encoding M23 family metallopeptidase, with product MNNEQNKNKAGHEESPKNSLGATGAKPSSWKRAMSKKWVFPAVYMAAIAILLTVLVVYQGARSKTSPDLSTSTITENVDGTTATDAGTDGKTPDASEVAANSEPIAWPVENEKDVKVVMPFYDTNDSSEVHKEAMVEYNDTFIPNVGIDLARKDDKPFEVLAALSGKVTRADKNPVAGQVVEIQSADGTKTIYQSLTDLKVKKDMEIKQGDVIGTASRNELEKDLGVHVHFEVHKDNKPVNPQTLLGKQ
- a CDS encoding S8 family peptidase, whose translation is MKRLRYRYVVIGMCILLLQYMIVPVGMMAAKAEPMQIHTVDRMENTTAEQHKEQHEEQHEEQQKEEQPKSWIVKWKGQVQDQGLLQDTEILSKQEALNVYVLRLKQDVEPMAWLARARESAEVEYVQPNNPVSVLRAPNDSSYETQKFLRQIHADSAWEQVTGNTKLTIGVVDTGVDLKHPDLQDNLVDGVNLIKPSQLPQDDNGHGTSVAGVIGAVGNNRLGVSGILWNARVMPIKALDSSGSGDEDKLGEGIVYAVEHDVKIVVLSVGLYRYSTYMQQIVQYAESKGVLLIAATGNDAAELAGKVAVKYPAAYPEVIAVGGTADLKTAEPRSNYGPEVDIVAPWKVYTTALGGGYTYDEGTSMAAPQVAAVAAMIWSKYPDMKPYQIRNLIRQSAQDLGTMGWDAKTGYGLLRADRALTMKPKEDIYEDNGSREIAKAFPIDTSMSAVLQGEDEDWFYVNAPYDGTLTIQTQLIQGGTPLQLTYYTATKAGGTKVASLTNTKTQIPVKKGKNVLQFKLTNMKSKTPVTYKLTSRFTIYSDPYEHNNKQYQAFTLPSRSQEVVGTFHQDSDEDWFVFRVNAQGTLRFKLDSDSARIDPAMDIIGPGMEKLTIDSFSEDSSDSESITMMDSKPGQYYIRVYNAISPKASAVAAEYKLSIQYVTQYTDPNEPNDKSYQAVTAVSDTDYMGVFGSDADVDWFEYRVDQKSYVELSVRGIPSNRVVTMSVYDRKQKALFKMSNSSGNTSLKSARIMEPGTYLVRLSTNQMFNSQYYQFKMHAETLVAGFRDIEGHWAVPAITALTERRWIGGYEGYRFEPDRGITRAEAVSILSKAYKFKAANPVQYRDVNVKHWAYADIAKAAGAGIVHGYQDGSFAPNRFVTRAEMAVMIGNAMKEKPRANSKSPFTDVSVNHWAAPMLSQMKSRGFLKGYSNGSFKPDVAASRAEFSTMLYEILVK
- a CDS encoding DUF1146 family protein, with protein sequence MDDSMTSLVGLSGLVGIIVTLGCIGLAWWALQVVKFDMFLRNAKGPQGKLLHVFLSVIIGHWVSEFVLQYWEWTQRLKGLF
- the spoIID gene encoding stage II sporulation protein D, whose amino-acid sequence is MTRMTVKLSEDHTRPVEDGRKSSANARAEDRTVRIGATPAGVQAPAREPRVPRGEVVARAGRKPPRSRLTRRGPLAWAAGMLLLCMIIPALLVQRQASPVTDETIAVREPKPAPSPPLQEAVPREPLVRVYLAGDQAIEKVTLEQYVRGVVAAEMPSEFEMEALKAQAIAARTFIVRRMAAQDTTGVPVKGADVTDTVTHQAYMPLKTLKQNANRNKLARVSRAVSETRGIVMTYKGSPIEASFFSTSNGFTENSEDVWPNKIPYLRSVASPWDKTIAPHYTDTIRMTLDQFMRRLKVSPPSLPASATLTRKQQAYASAAEPRVLSKTEGHRIKLIRIGGKNYTGKEVREKLGLRSSEFTWKIINGNIEITTYGYGHGVGMSQWGANGMAKEGASVEEILKHYYTGIDLEKSSEFLPQE
- the murA gene encoding UDP-N-acetylglucosamine 1-carboxyvinyltransferase, which gives rise to MSKFIVRGGKRLTGSVRVNGAKNSVLPIIAASLLGEDGVSVIYDAPPLDDVMTINKVLGVLGAEVTYLNETIRVNAQNIESCEAPYEYVRKMRASFLVMGPLLARLGHTRISLPGGCAIGTRPIDQHLKGFEAMGAEISLGQGYIEAKINGRLRGAKIYLDVASVGATENIMMAATLAEGMTIIENAAKEPEIVDLANYLNAMGAKVRGAGTGIIRIEGVEKLQGAEHTVIPDRVEAGTYMIAAAMTGGDVYVEGAIADHLGPVISKMQEMGVTVEPDENGIRVIADRPLRSVDVKTLPYPGFPTDMQSQMMALLLISEGTSVVTETVFENRFMHVEEFMSMRASIKVDGRTAMVSGGSKLVGAKVMATDLRAGAALICAGLVAEGTTEVSGVHHIDRGYVNLAEKLSKLGADIYRVSYDESKLNPLEAEKKEEKKPLFQVQPTWA